GATAGTTCTGAATGTGCCCAAATGAGGTGTTTACAAGGGTGGGAACCACACAAGCAATGTTCCCTCTGCACTTCTGATGTTACTCCCGCGCAGATGGAAAATACATCCGCGAAGATGGCGGTGTGTGGGAAAACCTAGAGATTTTCTTGATTCAGAGCTAAATGAATGCTCAGTATCTCGACTAGAGTCCATAtgaatgttcattttttccaGTTTTGGAGCTGAAGCTTTAAGTGAAACCTTGTGTGTAATGCACACAAAGGTGGGAATTCACATTATTTAGTCGTggaacaacacaaacacatactgcaTTTACCTGAGGCACGAGTGCTATTGGTGAATGCGGAAATGTGGCTGTGCGCTTGAACGGTTAAATGTTCTTCATGGTCAATTCCCGTCCCGCAATTGCTTAACATAAATATTTGCTTGTGTCTTACTGAATGCAAACAGGTGCAACACACCAGTTGTCATAATATTGGATCTGTGCATTAGGCTTTGCAGTGCAAACACACTAGTGCAGGCTAATAGATCTACCACTATCTATTaagttgttaatattaatcaaacaacaatattgaaaAGAAAGCCACTGACTgccctttatttatttgttattattagccTACTGTGTTCTTAGATTACTTAATACTTATGCTCCTtttattattatgactatttACCTGAATAATTAAAAAACGCGTAGCAGTGTTTACTTAAGAAACACTAAGGCAGAATGCCATTGTTTTTAtgtaatgtttatatttacattaatatttacattttttaaacaaagtagTGCGTTCAATAGCATAATATTCATTTTTACCATTGaatttaaatgtcaagaattgtgaaatttcactggtattggtaccaacaaaaattttatatacacagtacagtgtttcccctaggattttattcagcagcggtgctgttgtgcgcaAGCCCGCAGCGCCAGACCTCTATTAACACGTGTTGGTTGAATAATAGCTTGAAATAGGGGTGttaaactcaatttcagcctgggccacatcagggtttatttgtgccctcaaatggcccattgaaaatgtggcaccagcacctgctttggtagtaGCCATGCAgttaccaataatattgcatgttatgtgcattgaaatgcacatttgacagtaccgCGTTGATTTTGAAGTTGGgtgcagatgaaaattattatattaataacagtaacatctgtggaaaaaaataaacacctaAGTTGAGTCTTTACatattcctttcatcaggctcctactgattaaactacagtcatctcttggaatttctgaaggcaaataaAACAACTTTTCCTACAGTCAGAGAGAATTAcaagagaacagattttacacagatggaaaactgatagcttggtccataattataaAAATGCACCATAGTGCTTCCATAGTATCcgtagttttaacaatgatatttgtaatagttcatggtaaccaggtaaaaccatgcatggctcctcattgattagtaaccatggtttctatataaagaactatggcatttttgtaatgaaataacagcaatctaaatatattttgaaactttttctgccacaactaccatagttAATATAGTATAGTTAGTGTTACCTCCTgtaaatccatggtacatttttgtgagCATTGTGATCTGTGAATTGAAATGCCTTCTAatttgttttctcctgttttctttgtcagtgccatttataatgtgggggctgtttgttttaaactagtttcatcactgagacataagagttttgcaaccGACAATTCTGTACCTTATTCAAACGGGTTTCACAATCCCCGTCAcacatctcactggttcacaagcgcatttaaaatagtctgttgtttggttgagaccagtccgcgaattaccgcacctgctctgccctcgtgctgctTTTTTCATAATTGAGCCGTGTTGATAACTGATTTGTGTAGTGCTGTTTCATTCCATTTTTGAAGCAAGCAAAATGCacccaaaacatacagatgacaggggaaggtTCATTTTTATTCACagaaagcgctaactgattgtACAGTGAAATGTTgcaatcccctgccatcctacggtTCAGAAATTAGCTCACAGGCCACTTGAAATTAAGCAAGTTTGACACGTGTGTTATgcggtgacgtcactgtgagtatgtgcgtgtatttgtgtttgtgtgtgcgcgcgcggtGGGGTCTCTTTTACAGTGTACAAAGCGCACAGCTTactggggctggcaagcgttatgttgcatcaaaaatattaaatgaactatgtgaaatcccaacagcgGCGCTCATAATTCAGCATGAGGAAACACTgtagtatactgtgtgtgtgtgtgtgtgtgtgtgtatgtatgtatgtatgtatgtatgtatatatatatatatatatatagttatactgtatatgctcaaGTGCCCAAAGGTTCTGGCCAACAGAAATAGGATTTgctcagcaaaaacaaaagttaTAGGGAACATTGACAAAGAGCCCTGACAAAATTTGAACACAGCCCAGGAATGTTACATAATGCTAATGTACCTCTCTTTGGATCTACAGACAAAGCCAAAGCTGTGTGTTCCTGTAGAAAAACCTGCTGTGGAAGAACCACCACCTCAAAAGCATACAGTTCAAGGTAATTGGCTCATTTCATTTTAATCTTCATGCTGTCCTATTTTCAAGCTGCACGGAGAGTTGTTGTGATCTGATGTTGTACCTTGTCCTATTCATTCACAGAGGTAACAAAGGTTAGGAGAAATCTCTTCAACCAGGTAACCATATCTCCGTCAAAGAAGTCAAAAATGCCCAGAAGCCAGTCTGTTTCCGCGGTAGAAGGACTCAGGAAACGCAAGCGTTCACATGTGGAGGATGATGGTaaattttttttcagagaaagatATTGATTAATGAAATGGCACTGTGTGtatgaacttttatttttaaatcttttagtTTCAGAACAACACACTCTTCTGACAAAGAAAGTAACTGAGACACCACTTCATAAGCAAGTGTCCAATCGCTTACTTCACAGGCAAAGGACTGGCAGGTGAGTAAAGGACCATGATTTTTAAATTGTTACTGGTTTTGTCATTTATTAGTACTCTGCTTCAGGAAGATATTATAGTAGTATTAGACTATtagaaaacatttgtaaaatgttCAAGAAGCATGAACTGAATCTTCCGTTGTTTCCATTGCCCTCCAGGAGATCTGGAGAATCTGATGTGTGCATTATTGAGGAGTCTCCTGTCAAACCAGTTGCTGGTTAGTGTGCAGGGTTTTTCCAAATCTCCAACATAGAATGATCACTTATGCATAGAAGTTGCTCTAATAAATCATTCCCTCTTAGACTTGAGGAGAAGCCCAAGAATTAAAAGCCTTACCAGGAGACATTCCAGTGTCTTCTATTCAAGCTCACAGCCACGTTCCCGAAACCTGGATCGTGCCCTGTCCTCCTCTCAGCTCTGCCACTCTGAGGGTAAAGGTAAGCTGGGACTAGTCCAAGTGTTTCAGTGATACAATAAAATGGAAATGATGTTGTTCAGTGGGGCCAACCTCAATGTTTTAGTTGGCTATAGGCTAAAAGTTTCCCTTACTACCTCTACTATACTGCcctgtagtggtcgaccgatatatcgccgaggccgatattctgacttttttaattatcggcagaTAAATTTTCCCGgttggctgatttgtttcttgtTTCCTGCTTGcgtgtgaagcgactgagacatgtaaatgaccagtcacagtttgttttcttgttatgtgccatcgtgttactacaataattgaCTAATGTGCAacggtctcatttaaacggtccacatatcaggCAGACgcttttgagctcataatgttaaagtgctcgcctacttcattctccctctctctcctcaacggTTCCCTGTAATTTTTTTagctgtcttgtctaatgattaaAAAGGCAAatgtcaataaaactaatatcatatactgtctgcaaatatgcacatatcctGTTTAAGTAGATGTAATAACCCAAACTCATACAACTTCAGcggatccagcatcctgtggagtgctcatttatttaactctaaagcatgtattctaacagtctctcctctaCAGTTCCCTGTTACCTTTaactttctaatgataaaaggcaaatatcaataaaacttctattatattgcaaatatgcagatatctcatttaaacagatgtacagttcaagtcagaggtttacatacacttaggttgaaactAATTTTTTAAGCACTTCAcacatttcatattagcaaactatagttttggcaagtcatttaggacatctactttgtgtatgacatgagtaatttttccaacagttgtttacagacagattgtttcacttttaattgactaaatcacaattccagtgagtcagaagtttacaaacactaagttaactgtgcctttaagcagcttggaaaattccagaaaattatgacaagcctttagacaattagcttctgataggaggtgtactgaattgaaggtgtgcctgtggatgtattttaaggcctaccactgagtttcagtgcctctttgcttgacatcatggctgatatcttttgattttcccaagaCCAAAaaattttggacctccacaagactggttcatccttgaaatgaaatttccaaatgcctgaaggtaccacgttcatctgtacaaacagtagtacccaagtataaacaccatgggaccacgcagccatcatactgctttaggagatgcattctgtctcctagagattaaagtagtttggtgcgaaaagtgcaaatcaatcccagaacaacagcaaaggaccttgtgaagatgctggaggaaacaggtagacaagtatctatatccacagtaaaaaaaaaaaaaatcctatatcaacataatctgaaaagctgctcagcaaggaaaaagccactgctccaaactactattaaaaaaaataaataaataaaaaaaagccagactacagtttgcaagtgcacatggggtcaaagatcttacttttggagaaatgtcttctggtctaatgaaacaaaaatttaaccgtttggccataatgaccatcgttatgtttggaggaaaaagggtgaggcttgcaagctgaagatcaccatcccaactgtgaagcatgggggtgacagcatcttgttgtgggggtgctttgctgcaagagggactggtgcacttcacaaaatagatggcatcatgaggaaggaaaattatgtgaacatattgaagcaacatcaccagacatcagccaggaagttaaagcttggtcgcaaatgggtcttccaaatggacaatgaccccaagcatacctccaaaattgtggcaaaatggcttaaggacaacaaagtcaaggtattggagtggccatcacaaagccccgaCCACAATctgatagacaatttgtgggcagaactgaaaaagcatgtgggaGCAAGGAGAcctgcaaacctgactcagttacaccagttctgtaaagaggaatgggccaaaattccagcaacttattgtgagaagcttgtggaaggctacccaaaacatttgacccaagctaaacaatataaaggcaatgctgccaaatactaccaaagtgtatgcaaacttctgacccactgggaatgtgatgaaagaaataaaagctgaaataaataattctctctactttattctgacatttcacattcttaaaataaagtagtgatcctaactgacctaagacaggtaatgttttctacgattaaatgtcaggaattgtgaaaaactgaatttcagTGTATTTGGCTaagctgtatgtaaacttctgacttcaactgtaattcaCGAAAACTctgcgttttcttcccgtcaagCGCTCctataatatcttcctctgaagtgcgtattccatcagccagaatcaaaaacttcaggatcaaaagttcctctaatTCACATCATGACGGTCACTCTGTGTTACTcaaagcaggcgatccaggccatataaactgtcaggagattgctgctgctcgcgctggatctgcacgagcatgtgagtgcaacttcaaggctgcgtccgaaaccaggaaaatgctgcctcaggaggctgtatatggaggtaggatgaaaataaggtgcttttcaaactgttcggagaccagtttctttAAGAGTTCCGCTCATtcaacagctgtcagttaagctattaactgattaggcatcAAGGTAGCAAGTCTGCTGCCTACGTTTTTGAATGCAGCCCAAAGTAAACAcgcttcacatgtgctataagtaaatgtcctATTAAATATGCTCTgtttgtacaattggtttgattcggtattttttgagtaaatgtgattgctaatgtggacatggcatccatggttgctggactactgtgtgtactgttatttccttctttctaatatattaacaatttcttcatgagggtaaacgctggctaccacccctggagttcgctagttcgaaacccagggcgtgctgagtgactccagccaggcttcctaagcaaccaaattggcccggttgctaggaagggtagagtcacatggggtaacctcctcgtggtcgctataatgtggttcgttctaggtggggtgcgtggtgagttgagcgtagatggcgtgaagcctccacacgcgctatgtctccgtggcaacgcgcttaacaagtcacgtgattagatgcgcgggttgacggtctcggacgcgaaggcaactgggattcgtcctctgccacccggattgaggcgaatcactacgcgaccacgaggacttaaaagcacattgggagttGTTAaaccaaattagggagaaaaggggaaaaatccccccaaaaaatttcttcatgtgccaataaattactaaaatttgatgactaaacaaaaatctgaaaaaactgctatctaccatttaaacaAAATATTGTGTGATTATATCGCCATTGTATGGGACTATcgaccaccctgctctctggatatccgcatcggccattaaaaaaaaaacatatcggtccACCACTAATGCCCTGGCATTAGGCTCTACTATACTAGTATATTTCCACATGTGCAGTTTCAAATGCAAAAGACAGTTATACTTTTATGTGTGCTTTGAATGTTTTGAACTAGCCTTGTCTTCATTTTTGTAGGTGGATTCAATGTTAGTTCTGTTAGGTCTCCAGTTCGGCTTCTTTTTGGTGCCACCCAGTCCCCTGGTCGCCTACGGCACCCTACAGCATCCTCCTCAGGAGATCAAGGCAGCAAAGATTTGTCGCTTACATCTGCAGTTTTTGAGGTACAACACTGGTGCACTGTTAATTAAAAAGAACATGGAATGCTTTTAAACGAGTCAAATATTAAACTTGATAAGAcccaacctttttttttatttaatttaattttatttttttatagagtcCCAATAAAACACCACAGAAGTTGCATTCTGATGCATTTGGATCTGCAGTTGGGTGTAGAACCCCTCGTTCCCCAAGAACTCCAGGCCGGACAGCTGGAGAGAATGGGATGACCCTACGAGGGAGTCCATTTCGCTCACCAGCTGCTAAGAACCTTGTGGTAGAGACTCCCAAGAAAAGCCCACTTAAGGGGATACTTAAGACACCAATGAAAAACCTACTGGATTGTGCTTCTCCAAATGGTGCTTGGCTGCGGAGCCCAAACATAAAAACACCAAAGAAGAGTGTCACATGGTCTCCCTCTCCACGAAAACGTGTGTCAAACAATCCAATCAATTTGCCAGAGTCTCCTCTGTTTGCAAGAAGATATTCACCAAGGCTGATGAAACCCAGCAAGAGTTGCAACCCAGATGAAAGgacaaatgttttcaaaacacCCGACAAGATGTCCCAGAGGAAAAGCAGTGCGTCTCCTGAAACATTGCCCAGGAAACTTGAAATCCCTGAAAATCTTGTTCCAGAACAATCTGAGTCCAGTGTGAAATCAGGAAAGATAAGGAGAACATTGAGCTTACCTTGTAAGGTTAAGGAAGGCTCTGGTGACTTTGCCTCCAATGATGCATTGCATTCTAATTCTGGGCCATTTTATTTTTGCCCTTTACCATTAAAACCAAATATACAAACATCCATCAAAAGCCCTGTCCCATCACAAAGGATGTGCACTCGCTCTGGTAGAACACCTGTAAAAGACTCTTCTTCGCCTCTTAACTCTCAAGCAATTCTAGGTACTAGTCCTTCACCTATTAAAGGTCTGTCTTTGCCTACAGATAAATCATGTGTATCACAGTCCTCTGGTAGTCATAGATCAGGTATCAGCCTGAATCCTCAAGAGAGGGAGTCTCAAGGAAAAATTATTAAAGAGCAAAGTGAGACCAACCTGGAAAAAGCAGTGGAGACATCGTCTTCTGACTCTCAGCAGTTTGATTGCTCTGAATTTAGCACCACAGAGGACGAAAGCATTGATATATCTGAGGCTTCAGTGGTAAAGACACAGTTGACTGGTGGCATTAAGATGAACATTGCTTTCTCAAGGAAATCCTCTAGATCCTCTGAGGTTTTTACATTCAAGGGTAAACAAGCCACCCCAGCTGAAATGACGCCAAGTCGAAGCTACGGCTTCCGTCAAACTCCAGATCGGCGGCAAAGAGAGGCGGAAGCACGTCTTGGATACTCCTCAGGAACACCAAAGTTTTCCACCCCAAGAACAAGAAGAACTCCTGCTTGTGGAAATAAGTTTACCAATCCTCAACCCCTTACTTATGAAGTGGAGCTGGAGATGCAGGCCTCAGGTCTGCCTAAACTCAAGTTAAGAAGAACAGATTCTTTCAATGCAGGTGATGCTCCAAAGAGTGCAACCAAGGGCATGGCTTCACCTCTTGTGCTCCATAACATGTCAAACATTAAGGTACCACAGAGTGATAGCCCCCTTGTGCAGTGTTCTAGACATCGAGATCCTGGCTGCATATCTCCATCACTCTGCAATCATGGAACCCCTGCTAAAGGTACACCCAGGAAAGGTGTACAAACATTCATATGCCAATCAATCACTCCCACACGGTATCCTACAAATAACCTTTCCCCACTGGCCTCGGGTGAACTCACCCCCTTGACGCCATCTCCACAGAGCAGGGAACGGTCAACCCCAGAAAACCTCAATAGTTGGCCTCGTAAGAAAAGGGCACGGATCGAGACTTATGGGAACAAAGAGCAGGTCATCAAAGGAGTTCCTCTTTTTGAAAAGACTGGTATTTTGGATGACCCTGAGCTTGAGGGTGTTTTCAGTATGCAAGGGGTGGAAGAACTCAAGGAATCAGTGAGTGCCCCATTCAGTAAAAAGAAACTGAGTCTGAGATCAAGCCAGTTGGCAAGTCAGCAATCCTCACCAGAAGGCATGGACTGGACGGAGTCTGTTGTCCAAAAGTGTGATGTTAGAGACACTATGAAGTCTGAACAATTTGTGTGGCTGGGCGGAAAAGGTACAGTTGGCTAACGTGAAGCATGTGTGCAATTCATGGCATGTTCGCAGCTTTCAGCATTGCCTTATAACAAAACATGAGCAAATGCTTTTGTAAACATTATGGCTTGAATGTTCTTTTGCAGTGGACACCCCTCCAGGCCCTAAAGTAAAGAAACCTGTGTCGGCTAGTGGAATCTTCGCCCTCACGCAGTCACCTCTGTTATACAAAAAATCAACTGTAATCAATGAAGCAACGCAATGTGATGGTAAGACAATAAAGATCTACATGTTGAAGCTATGGACTTCAGTCAGAGTAGAGTAGATTATGCCTTATTTGACGAAAATTAGGCTGTGAGAGATGGGATAGTAAATTATCTTAATGTCTTGGGTAACGTTTACGTTTCAGGGTTTTTTGTCTACTGGAAATTTTTTGAATGGGATGTGCTTTGAGATGTAACGCCACACTGTTTTGATAGATTCATGCTATGGTCTGCAGTTTGTGTTGCTTATATGATGAACCTTTTCTTTCCGCAGACGATCCTGTTGTTTTCTTAAGTTGTTTATTTGCCTAATTCCATGTGTATTTAGAAATCCTTGTGGGAGCCTTGGTTAGTGCATGTGCTTCGACACATTTAGCCTTGGTGCTTATGACGACAAAAGTCAAAAACTGGCTTGTGACCTTTCtcagaatatttgttttttattattatttctatttgaAAATAATGATGAATGAGAATAATGTTGGTATTCTTTTTCACAACAGGATCAAAGTTGGAGCTGGATATCTCTCCTCTTTGCCAGCCAAGAAGGCGAAGGACACCAAGTAGGACATACAGCCGAAAGAAATTGCTAGACTAAGAAGTATCATCACGAAAAAGTACTTTTCTGTTGCCTTGTCCTGCTCtcttgtttttataaaatcacaCTTTTACTGTCAACTGTTTTGAATGTTATGCTATGTCTTTATATCAACTGTTTTTAGTTTGCTTtgtataataatgcattaaacaatattgtatattttgtactTTTCCTGtattttcaaatgttacatttacCATCAGGTGCAATGTAACACAGGAGTTTAACAGGTCTTATCTAAACATTGTGAAAATATGGTGGAAACATTTACTTTTGCCTTTTTTGCAATCTCAAAATAAGCTTTAATTgcatttgttttagtttgttagtttcagttctttatttatttgtgctcATTGCTCTatgaaattttgtttttatataatatgtTTTCTTAACAGTTTGGCAGCTGTCATGCAacaatgtgaaataaatgtaaatgttaaacagattattttaataaagaaactGTTATTCTTAAGATACTACATACTAATCCTTTTATGAattcatgtaaaaaaattaaataattattgaaataaacaaCCCACTCACTTGATAGCAGATAATGTTgggtaaaaatgttttgtaaagaaCTGAAGTCAGTTTCATTCTCAGAATACCTGCTTGTACTGCAGTTGAAAGCCAATAGCAAAACCATTGATGGAATTTGCTTCGGTTGTTGGTTGTAATATTGCATGTATTTGTGATCTGAAATTTCGCCACCTTAAGTTTGTTTATTCATGTTGCTGATAAAaagctattaaaggaatattccgggttcaatgcaagttaagctcaattgatggCATGTTGTTgctgtttaccacaaaaatgtattttgattcgtccctccttttcttttaaaaaaaaaaaaattcaaaatcaagATTACATTTTaggtacttacaatgaaagtgaatgtggccaatttttggagggtttaaaggcagaaatttgaaacttacattttataaaagcacttgctttaattcttctgttaaaactcattatttgagctgtaaagtttaaattgtcatttttacagcaattttaaggtttgttgacattacttccattgtatgtgcctcactgtaatccagacttttgcttttttaaagaaaaggaggggcaagtcgaaattaatttttgtggttgtcagcattatgccataaatgctgttgattgagcttaacttgcatggaacccagaatattcctttacatttgttttttttttttgctaatgttaaaggaaaagttcacccaaaaatgaaaattctctcatgatttactcaccctcctggcatctcCAATgtttttgactttcttctgttgaacacaaattaagattgttagaagaacatctcatctctgtaggtccatacaatgcaagtgaatgggtgccaaaattttgatgctccaaaatccacataaaagtaatccatatgattccagcggttaaatccatgtgttcagacatatgataggtgtgggtgagaaacagatcaatatgtaagtcatttttttatcataaattctgctCCCTGCCCATTTATGGGGCatcatgcatgaagaatgtgaatcaccaaaaacaaaaggacaaagtgaaagtggagattgactgagcagagaggatattttatagtaaaaatgtatttaaatactgatctgtttctcacccacacatatattTATTCAgaatatattgatttaaccaccagTTGTTTGGAGTACTGTtgccctttatgtggattttgaagcttaaaaattttggcacccattcacttgcattgtatggacctacagagcggagttattcttctaaagatcttcgtttgtgttcagcagatgaaagaaagtcatagtcatctgggatggcatgaggatgagtaaatgagaattttcatttttgggtgaactatccctttaatgacctCTTAAATTCATGACTTGCAGCTTGTCTTCAGGTAGGTATAAACTGCTGTTTAAGACTACCACATGATTTGAAACTTGTTGGCAAGATAAAGTGTGAATACCCAAGTGCTTGATCATGAAATCTTACAGGCCtgtgaaatccaaacacaagtacTCTTTTATAGAACTTATGGTATTTTGTATAGAGCTTCACTGTGGTGCTGCTAGCCTATCATTGCATCTAGTGTACTAGTAGAGCACCTCATAATATGCCTTTAAGTTAT
This genomic window from Myxocyprinus asiaticus isolate MX2 ecotype Aquarium Trade chromosome 48, UBuf_Myxa_2, whole genome shotgun sequence contains:
- the LOC127437756 gene encoding treslin-like isoform X5, whose product is MAAQNVFFAIDVDYRPAENSSTTSAFQSHLKHWVLRILLRLGNKYGLEKVRWGYTCFHSRTVKSANLVTRVTDFKELHEKAFSDFEEELLVKFNLEEKSPRCREKSSTQHKLKPSPASCVQNALKEILLDFQWDRPDLTSPTKVTLRPRRSSRSGRNVPLQDDDIHFDKNILFVVSECPCSNRDLGDYLSLRRDDRRNQREIQEQVLPKGLIDMLIQRKVVLHWADSGILKGNSVVEDYAGMDTVAELLGQVGGRVVPMLSPCLPLRDQHPGVNPALAFGLDAFPIDSANGYIQSSQRLQRQAFPSLDGSLCWIAEGGDKQSCGVTLEPVSFRQRSLRAPVEVTLRGVLQDLDTLSLSRSASESWILQCPDAELVQVAFQQLRELSTGGSSMLAEVSEGGVVCSAVLSVLSSCTALVTVLQPLVTLGDEHLPASFISSETADISTDLPDVVSSVLNVMYDTMENEDCSEEVMLPLVPDWANQELKQGSCARRNGLVEGWFPLSDQSGISCHLMESMKLLNAAPEEEEHGEEYSDTQQELTSCLSELYQSSAAGSSGNQRSKKRGTQRTPVRQKMKTMSRSLQMLNFARLNVKAQKTQADSSSVGSARGADKGDKRCSGDRTKPGLMHFNSEEELLSHLGLAYQKAVDNRLVSVPSQVQDLVYLVKAFIKTNTDAEVSFLDLVEKHLLKTCQSIRQLYGDSSDVESKIRECQLQAVLRLELCRKPEQQEVEVVEQRVEDVADLFRIISRGKDAVYLSRFMQDEVLPVYLNSIPKVLADVYHSLGTQLPDALIAVLPPDYFSDESMAKDSVSVSPSPLSATQSHVSSVGDHLEELRIRSAKKRRQNMITRHKSMSEAPQVLRQIEMPRKSTRLTKPKLCVPVEKPAVEEPPPQKHTVQEVTKVRRNLFNQVTISPSKKSKMPRSQSVSAVEGLRKRKRSHVEDDEQHTLLTKKVTETPLHKQVSNRLLHRQRTGRRSGESDVCIIEESPVKPVADLRRSPRIKSLTRRHSSVFYSSSQPRSRNLDRALSSSQLCHSEGKGGFNVSSVRSPVRLLFGATQSPGRLRHPTASSSGDQGSKDLSLTSAVFESPNKTPQKLHSDAFGSAVGCRTPRSPRTPGRTAGENGMTLRGSPFRSPAAKNLVVETPKKSPLKGILKTPMKNLLDCASPNGAWLRSPNIKTPKKSVTWSPSPRKRVSNNPINLPESPLFARRYSPRLMKPSKSCNPDERTNVFKTPDKMSQRKSSASPETLPRKLEIPENLVPEQSESSVKSGKIRRTLSLPCKVKEGSGDFASNDALHSNSGPFYFCPLPLKPNIQTSIKSPVPSQRMCTRSGRTPVKDSSSPLNSQAILGTSPSPIKGLSLPTDKSCVSQSSGSHRSGISLNPQERESQGKIIKEQSETNLEKAVETSSSDSQQFDCSEFSTTEDESIDISEASVVKTQLTGGIKMNIAFSRKSSRSSEVFTFKGKQATPAEMTPSRSYGFRQTPDRRQREAEARLGYSSGTPKFSTPRTRRTPACGNKFTNPQPLTYEVELEMQASGLPKLKLRRTDSFNAGDAPKSATKGMASPLVLHNMSNIKVPQSDSPLVQCSRHRDPGCISPSLCNHGTPAKGTPRKGVQTFICQSITPTRYPTNNLSPLASGELTPLTPSPQSRERSTPENLNSWPRKKRARIETYGNKEQVIKGVPLFEKTGILDDPELEGVFSMQGVEELKESVSAPFSKKKLSLRSSQLASQQSSPEGMDWTESVVQKCDVRDTMKSEQFVWLGGKVDTPPGPKVKKPVSASGIFALTQSPLLYKKSTVINEATQCDGSKLELDISPLCQPRRRRTPSRTYSRKKLLD